In Arthrobacter sp. B3I9, the following are encoded in one genomic region:
- a CDS encoding resuscitation-promoting factor, protein MVQEIRAIVVKFFTSDGKFSFVKVGTQIVVLVALVLGLVAFVGNNKTVTLNVDGKVSSVQTFGGTVGEVVKGAKVELQSSDRVSPSADSHVQDGSVINVNLAKAVKVSLDGAERTINTTSPTVEGLVTELGVASASELSVPKDAQLSVSGSFVAISTPKTVSIVADGKVTPTTTTAATVSQLLTDAGVTLGADDRTSQPGNAPVVNDMVIKVSRIDLTKTAETTEPVPFETVSTESADLPKGQRDVTQAGVAGTLNKSFKLVLVDGREASRTLVSEAVSVQPVTEKVTVGTKEKPKPAAQAAAPAAAQSGNTGAAAPAMMNEAMWDKVAQCESTGNWSINNGNGYYGGLQFDVRTWLGSGGGAYAPNASLATKAQQIDIANRVYAQRGLQPWGCGWAAR, encoded by the coding sequence ATGGTCCAAGAGATACGGGCAATCGTGGTCAAGTTCTTCACTTCCGACGGCAAGTTCAGCTTCGTCAAGGTCGGCACCCAGATCGTGGTGCTCGTGGCCCTCGTGCTGGGCCTGGTGGCCTTCGTCGGCAACAACAAGACAGTGACGCTCAACGTCGACGGAAAAGTAAGTTCCGTGCAGACCTTCGGCGGCACCGTCGGCGAGGTCGTCAAGGGCGCGAAGGTGGAACTGCAGTCGTCTGACAGGGTGTCTCCCTCGGCGGATTCCCATGTGCAGGACGGATCGGTCATCAACGTCAATCTCGCAAAGGCCGTAAAGGTCAGCCTCGACGGCGCCGAGCGGACCATTAACACCACCTCACCCACCGTCGAGGGCCTCGTAACGGAACTCGGCGTCGCCAGCGCCTCGGAACTGTCGGTTCCGAAGGATGCGCAGCTCTCCGTGTCCGGGTCCTTCGTGGCCATTTCGACGCCGAAGACCGTGAGCATCGTCGCTGATGGCAAGGTCACTCCGACCACCACGACGGCCGCCACCGTCTCACAGCTTCTTACCGACGCCGGCGTCACGCTCGGCGCCGATGACCGGACCTCCCAGCCCGGCAACGCCCCCGTGGTCAATGACATGGTCATCAAGGTCTCACGTATTGACCTGACCAAGACGGCCGAGACCACCGAGCCTGTACCGTTCGAGACCGTCAGCACCGAGAGTGCCGACCTGCCCAAAGGCCAGCGGGACGTGACGCAGGCCGGCGTCGCCGGTACTTTGAACAAGAGCTTCAAGCTGGTCCTCGTCGACGGCCGGGAAGCGTCGCGGACACTGGTTTCCGAGGCGGTCAGCGTCCAGCCGGTTACCGAGAAGGTCACTGTCGGCACCAAGGAAAAGCCCAAGCCCGCCGCCCAGGCAGCAGCCCCGGCAGCAGCCCAGTCAGGCAACACCGGTGCCGCCGCTCCGGCGATGATGAACGAAGCCATGTGGGACAAGGTCGCCCAGTGCGAGTCCACGGGCAACTGGTCGATCAACAACGGCAACGGCTACTACGGCGGCCTGCAGTTCGATGTCCGGACCTGGCTCGGTTCCGGCGGTGGGGCGTACGCGCCCAACGCCAGCCTTGCCACCAAGGCCCAGCAGATCGACATTGCCAACCGTGTCTACGCGCAGCGCGGCCTGCAGCCCTGGGGCTGCGGCTGGGCCGCTCGCTAA
- the rsmA gene encoding 16S rRNA (adenine(1518)-N(6)/adenine(1519)-N(6))-dimethyltransferase RsmA codes for MTEPTPPAPAAAPGTDRGSAPGTGSVAAPAPLMGASDIRRLAEEIGVRPTKTLGQNFVIDGNTIRRIVAAADVQPDETVLEVGPGLGSLTLGLLDAARSVVAVEIDPVLAAKLPATVSKWRPQAADNFHLVLADAMKVTELPVEPTALVANLPYNVAVPVVLHLLQRFPSLRHGLVMVQDEVADRLAAGPGSKTYGVPSVKAAWYSSMRKAGVIGMNVFWPAPKIHSGLVAFTRREPPVTAATREQVFAVIDAAFAQRRKTLRAALAGWAGSAAEAERCLRAAGVDPTARGEVLDITAFSRIAEAHTRPERL; via the coding sequence GTGACTGAACCGACCCCTCCCGCGCCTGCCGCCGCGCCCGGAACCGACCGCGGCAGCGCGCCCGGAACTGGCTCCGTGGCCGCGCCTGCACCCCTGATGGGCGCTTCCGACATCCGCCGGCTGGCTGAGGAGATCGGGGTCCGGCCCACCAAGACACTGGGCCAGAACTTCGTGATCGACGGCAACACCATCCGGCGGATTGTTGCCGCCGCGGACGTCCAGCCGGACGAGACAGTACTGGAAGTAGGCCCGGGTCTCGGGTCGTTGACCCTCGGCCTGCTCGACGCAGCGCGCTCCGTCGTGGCAGTCGAAATCGACCCCGTCCTCGCGGCAAAGCTTCCCGCCACGGTCAGCAAGTGGCGCCCGCAGGCCGCGGACAATTTCCACCTTGTCCTGGCCGACGCCATGAAGGTCACGGAACTGCCCGTGGAACCAACCGCGCTCGTCGCCAACCTTCCCTACAACGTTGCCGTTCCCGTGGTCCTGCACCTGCTGCAGCGTTTCCCCAGCCTCCGGCACGGCCTCGTCATGGTCCAGGACGAGGTTGCCGACCGCCTCGCGGCCGGCCCCGGGTCCAAAACCTACGGCGTGCCGTCGGTCAAGGCCGCCTGGTACAGCAGCATGCGCAAGGCCGGCGTGATCGGCATGAACGTCTTCTGGCCGGCGCCCAAGATCCATTCCGGCCTCGTCGCCTTCACACGCCGGGAACCACCGGTCACCGCCGCGACCCGGGAACAGGTCTTCGCCGTGATCGACGCCGCCTTCGCCCAGCGCCGCAAGACCCTGCGGGCGGCCCTCGCGGGATGGGCCGGGAGTGCGGCGGAAGCCGAGCGGTGCCTGCGGGCCGCGGGCGTGGACCCCACTGCACGGGGCGAAGTGCTCGACATCACGGCGTTTTCCCGGATAGCCGAAGCGCACACCCGGCCCGAGAGGCTTTGA
- a CDS encoding MoxR family ATPase: protein MDYHRSSIDEVLPEDRGFQTGPAVQGNGVARRPGRVPAAMDAEQFHAFSERILKAINTVIDGKAEAAKLALTVLLAQGHLLLEDVPGVGKTLLAKTLARTIDCSVSRIQFTPDLLPSDVTGVSIYNQASRSFEFRPGAVFANIVIGDEINRASAKTQSALLECMEEHQVTVDGKSYTLEEPFMVVATQNPIEMEGTYPLPEAQRDRFMARISLGYPDKDAEMQMLETHQASSPLTRVTAVATAGDVAAMIATVQRVYVSQSIKEYTVALGRATRESGMLRLGASPRSMLQLLRAAKATAALAGRDFVLPDDVVSVAEAVLAHRIILDRKAASTGETPQSVIRAVLAKIPVTPEVGGAPASPDGRNPFPARGAAPSVPRPQRR from the coding sequence ATGGACTACCACCGCTCCTCCATAGACGAAGTGCTCCCTGAGGATCGGGGTTTCCAGACTGGTCCGGCGGTCCAGGGGAACGGCGTTGCCCGGCGCCCGGGCCGGGTGCCGGCGGCCATGGACGCTGAACAGTTCCACGCCTTCAGCGAACGCATCCTGAAGGCCATCAACACCGTGATCGACGGCAAGGCGGAGGCGGCCAAGCTCGCGCTGACCGTACTGCTGGCGCAGGGGCACCTGCTCCTGGAGGACGTCCCCGGCGTCGGCAAGACGCTGCTGGCCAAGACGTTGGCCCGCACCATCGACTGTTCGGTGAGCCGGATCCAGTTCACCCCGGACCTGCTGCCCTCCGACGTCACCGGCGTCTCCATCTATAACCAGGCGTCCCGGTCCTTCGAGTTCCGGCCGGGGGCGGTTTTCGCCAACATCGTCATCGGTGACGAAATCAACCGCGCCTCCGCCAAGACGCAGTCGGCGTTGCTGGAGTGCATGGAAGAGCACCAGGTCACCGTGGACGGCAAGTCCTACACCCTGGAGGAGCCCTTCATGGTGGTCGCCACCCAAAATCCCATTGAGATGGAGGGGACCTACCCCCTTCCGGAGGCCCAGCGGGACCGCTTCATGGCGCGGATCTCCCTCGGTTATCCGGACAAGGACGCCGAAATGCAGATGTTGGAGACCCACCAGGCCTCGTCGCCGCTGACGAGGGTAACGGCGGTGGCGACCGCCGGGGACGTCGCGGCCATGATCGCTACAGTGCAGCGGGTCTACGTCTCCCAATCGATCAAGGAATACACGGTGGCGCTGGGGCGCGCGACGCGTGAAAGCGGGATGCTCCGGCTGGGCGCCAGTCCCCGGTCCATGCTCCAGCTGCTCCGGGCCGCCAAAGCCACAGCTGCTCTGGCGGGCCGGGACTTTGTGCTGCCGGACGACGTCGTGAGTGTGGCCGAAGCGGTCCTGGCCCACCGGATCATCCTGGACCGAAAGGCGGCCAGCACCGGGGAAACGCCGCAGAGCGTCATCCGCGCCGTGCTGGCAAAGATCCCGGTCACCCCGGAGGTCGGCGGGGCGCCGGCCTCTCCTGACGGCCGGAACCCCTTTCCTGCCCGCGGGGCCGCGCCATCCGTCCCGCGGCCGCAACGCCGCTAG
- the pth gene encoding aminoacyl-tRNA hydrolase codes for MTDNWLITGLGNPGAEYAHNRHNVGQMVLDELAARVGGSFKSSKSRAQVLEGRLGIGGPRVVLAKPLSYMNVSGGPVSALAKFYDIIPGHIIAVHDEIDIPFNTVKIKIGGGEGGHNGLRDISKALATKDYLRVRVGVGRPPGRMDTADYVLRDFSSTEKKELPFLLDSAADAVEVLIRNGLLAAQQQFHPVKAP; via the coding sequence ATGACCGACAACTGGCTGATCACAGGCCTTGGCAACCCCGGAGCCGAGTATGCACACAACCGGCACAACGTCGGACAGATGGTCCTGGACGAACTTGCCGCCCGGGTAGGCGGCAGTTTCAAGTCCTCCAAGTCCCGGGCCCAGGTCCTTGAAGGCCGGCTCGGCATCGGCGGCCCCCGCGTGGTTCTCGCCAAGCCGCTGAGCTACATGAATGTCTCCGGTGGCCCGGTGTCGGCACTGGCGAAATTTTACGACATAATTCCCGGGCACATTATTGCCGTGCACGACGAAATCGACATCCCTTTTAACACCGTCAAGATCAAAATCGGCGGTGGGGAGGGGGGCCACAACGGGCTGCGCGACATTTCGAAGGCCCTCGCCACGAAGGATTATCTGCGGGTCCGGGTGGGCGTGGGACGCCCGCCGGGGCGGATGGACACGGCCGACTACGTCCTTCGGGACTTTTCCTCCACGGAAAAAAAGGAACTGCCGTTCCTGCTCGATTCCGCGGCGGACGCTGTGGAGGTCCTCATCCGCAACGGCCTGCTCGCCGCCCAACAGCAGTTCCATCCCGTTAAGGCGCCTTGA
- a CDS encoding 50S ribosomal protein L25/general stress protein Ctc: MAEQKLAAEVRTEFGKGFARRARMEGRIPAVIYGHGAEPIHITLPAKATTLAVRVSNALLALDINGEQHLALVKDIQRNPIKQIIEHLDLLTVRTGEKVTVDVPVHLTGEVAPGTAYNQEMTVVSLEAEATHLPTAVEVSIEGRTAGQHIHASDLVLPTGSTLLADPESLVVNISEATEESTEEASEAAAE, from the coding sequence ATGGCTGAGCAGAAGCTCGCAGCAGAAGTACGCACCGAATTCGGCAAGGGCTTCGCCCGCCGCGCCCGCATGGAAGGCCGCATCCCTGCCGTCATCTACGGCCACGGCGCAGAGCCGATCCACATCACCCTTCCTGCCAAGGCCACCACGCTCGCGGTCCGCGTTTCCAACGCCCTCCTGGCCCTGGACATCAACGGCGAGCAGCACCTCGCCCTGGTCAAGGACATCCAGCGCAACCCGATCAAGCAGATCATCGAGCACCTCGACCTCCTGACCGTCCGCACCGGCGAGAAGGTCACCGTGGACGTCCCCGTGCACCTGACCGGCGAGGTTGCCCCGGGCACCGCCTACAACCAGGAGATGACGGTCGTTTCCCTCGAGGCCGAGGCGACCCACCTGCCGACCGCCGTCGAGGTCAGCATCGAAGGCCGCACCGCCGGCCAGCACATCCACGCTTCGGACCTGGTCCTGCCGACCGGCTCCACCCTGCTGGCCGACCCCGAGTCCCTCGTGGTCAACATCTCCGAGGCGACCGAAGAGTCCACCGAAGAGGCCTCCGAGGCTGCAGCCGAGTAA
- the glmU gene encoding bifunctional UDP-N-acetylglucosamine diphosphorylase/glucosamine-1-phosphate N-acetyltransferase GlmU codes for MSPENSGPAAVIVLAAGAGTRMKSRTPKILHGIGGRSLVGHALAAARAIAPRELALVVRHERDLVAAHIAALDPGALIVDQDEVPGTGRAVEAALEALDALRPEAPLSGTVVVTYGDVPLLTGQLLSELVAVHEADRNAVTVLTAVLADATGYGRILRAEDGTVTGIREHKDATDAERSIREINSGIYAFDAEVLRDSLAHVTTDNAQGEKYLTDVLALARKAGGRVAAVVTEDRWQVEGANDRVQLSALGAELNRRTVEAWMRAGVTVVDPATTWIDATVTLDEDVRLLPNTQLHGATTVARDAVVGPDTTLTDVQIGEGATVIRTHGSGATIGAKASVGPFTYLRPGTVLGETGKIGAFYETKNVTIGRGSKLSHLGYAGDAEIGEDTNIGCGNITANYDGEKKHRTVIGSGVRTGSNTVFVAPVQVGDGAYSGAGAVIRSDVPAGALAVSLAKQRNAEGWVIAHRPGSVSAALAEAAGATPSSSSTPATTEEG; via the coding sequence GTGAGCCCCGAGAATTCCGGCCCGGCCGCCGTAATCGTCCTAGCTGCAGGTGCCGGCACCCGGATGAAGTCCCGTACCCCCAAGATCCTCCACGGCATCGGCGGCCGCTCCCTCGTGGGACACGCCCTGGCCGCCGCCCGCGCCATCGCGCCGCGGGAACTGGCCCTCGTCGTCCGGCACGAACGCGACCTTGTCGCGGCACACATCGCCGCCCTTGACCCGGGCGCCCTCATCGTCGACCAGGACGAGGTCCCGGGCACCGGCCGCGCCGTGGAAGCGGCCCTCGAGGCGCTCGACGCGCTCCGCCCGGAGGCCCCGCTCAGCGGAACCGTCGTCGTCACCTACGGCGATGTGCCCCTCCTGACCGGGCAGCTGCTGTCTGAGCTGGTCGCTGTTCACGAGGCGGACCGGAATGCCGTCACCGTCCTCACCGCCGTGCTGGCGGATGCCACCGGTTACGGCCGCATCCTCCGTGCCGAGGACGGCACCGTCACCGGCATCCGGGAACACAAGGACGCCACCGACGCAGAGCGGAGCATCCGCGAAATCAATTCGGGCATCTACGCCTTCGACGCCGAAGTCCTGCGCGACTCGCTCGCCCACGTCACAACGGACAACGCCCAGGGTGAGAAGTACCTCACCGACGTGCTGGCCCTGGCCCGGAAGGCAGGCGGCCGGGTGGCCGCCGTCGTCACCGAGGACCGCTGGCAGGTCGAAGGGGCCAACGACAGGGTGCAGCTCTCGGCCCTCGGGGCCGAGCTCAACCGGCGCACCGTCGAGGCGTGGATGCGCGCCGGCGTCACCGTCGTGGATCCGGCCACCACCTGGATCGATGCCACCGTCACCCTCGACGAGGACGTCCGCCTGCTGCCCAACACGCAGCTCCACGGCGCAACAACGGTGGCGAGGGACGCCGTCGTCGGCCCCGACACCACCCTGACGGACGTCCAGATCGGCGAAGGCGCGACGGTGATCCGCACCCATGGCTCCGGGGCCACGATCGGGGCCAAGGCCAGCGTCGGGCCCTTCACGTACCTCCGGCCCGGGACCGTGCTGGGGGAGACCGGCAAGATCGGTGCCTTCTACGAGACGAAGAACGTCACGATCGGCCGCGGCTCCAAGCTCTCCCACCTCGGCTACGCCGGGGACGCCGAGATCGGCGAGGATACGAACATCGGCTGCGGCAACATCACGGCCAACTACGACGGCGAGAAGAAGCACCGGACCGTCATCGGTTCCGGCGTCCGCACCGGTTCCAACACCGTGTTCGTGGCCCCGGTGCAGGTGGGCGACGGCGCCTACAGCGGCGCCGGCGCCGTGATCCGCAGCGATGTGCCGGCCGGGGCCCTGGCTGTGTCCCTCGCCAAGCAGCGCAACGCCGAGGGCTGGGTCATCGCACACCGCCCGGGCTCGGTATCCGCCGCGCTGGCCGAGGCAGCCGGCGCCACCCCATCATCCTCCAGTACTCCGGCAACAACAGAAGAGGGCTAG
- a CDS encoding ABC-F family ATP-binding cassette domain-containing protein codes for MAHLLGGENLTVSYATRTVLDGITLGIEEGDRIGMVGRNGDGKSTLMRLLALRSTPDSGRVTKRSEVNIGYLDQSDVLDGDLTVGAAIVGDQADYEWARNPQIREVMGGLVSDVDWHANVHALSGGQKRRVALAKLLIEDHDVIMLDEPTNHLDVEGVAWLSRHLKSRWRANQGAFLVVTHDRWFLDEVCTKTWEIHDGIMDPFDGGYAAYVLARAERDRSASVMESKRQQLVKKELAWLRRGAPARTAKPKFRIEAANALIADVPEPRDSTALSKMATARLGKDVLDLENVSLDFLGGEAGQKLFDNITLRLAPGERLGLVGVNGAGKTTLLKLLNGEIQPSSGKLKRGKTVVTAVLTQEVKELDDVADLRVIEVIEREKRSFNVGGKEFTAGQLVEQLGFTNEKQWTPVKDLSGGERRRLQLLRLLVGEPNVLMLDEPTNDLDTDTLAAVEDVLDGWPGTLVVVSHDRYLLERVTDHQMALLGDGKIRALPRGVDQYLELREGALAGSTITGGGSPVTSSGSGSGAAPAVAGPSEAEKRDARKAKNRIDRQLGKLTAQEDKLHTQMTAAAADPSAVSQLGDLNKKLKDLAVEREALELEWLEALEVLGE; via the coding sequence GTGGCACACCTGCTCGGCGGCGAGAACCTCACGGTTTCCTACGCAACCCGTACCGTCCTCGACGGCATCACCCTCGGCATTGAGGAGGGCGACCGGATCGGGATGGTGGGCCGCAACGGTGACGGCAAGTCCACCCTCATGCGCCTGCTCGCTCTGCGCTCCACTCCGGACTCCGGCCGGGTGACCAAGCGCAGCGAGGTCAACATCGGATACCTGGACCAAAGTGACGTGCTCGACGGCGACCTTACCGTCGGTGCTGCGATCGTCGGGGACCAGGCCGACTATGAATGGGCCCGCAATCCCCAGATCCGTGAGGTGATGGGCGGACTCGTGTCCGACGTCGACTGGCACGCCAACGTGCATGCCCTTTCCGGCGGGCAGAAGCGCCGGGTGGCGCTCGCCAAACTGCTGATCGAGGACCATGACGTCATCATGCTCGATGAGCCCACCAACCACCTCGACGTCGAAGGCGTCGCGTGGCTGTCCCGGCACCTCAAGAGCCGCTGGCGGGCCAACCAGGGCGCCTTCCTCGTGGTCACCCACGACCGCTGGTTCCTCGACGAAGTCTGCACCAAGACCTGGGAAATCCACGACGGGATCATGGACCCCTTCGACGGCGGCTACGCCGCCTATGTCCTGGCCCGCGCCGAACGTGACCGCTCCGCCTCCGTCATGGAGAGCAAGCGCCAGCAGCTGGTAAAGAAGGAGCTGGCGTGGCTGCGCCGCGGCGCCCCGGCCCGCACCGCCAAGCCCAAATTCCGGATCGAGGCAGCCAACGCCCTGATCGCTGACGTCCCGGAGCCGCGCGACTCGACGGCGCTGAGCAAGATGGCCACGGCCCGGCTCGGCAAGGACGTGCTGGACCTCGAAAACGTGTCCCTGGACTTCCTCGGCGGGGAGGCCGGGCAGAAGCTGTTCGACAACATAACGCTGCGGCTGGCACCGGGTGAGCGGCTGGGCCTCGTGGGCGTCAACGGCGCCGGCAAGACCACCCTGCTGAAGCTCCTCAACGGCGAGATCCAGCCCAGCTCCGGGAAGCTCAAACGCGGCAAGACGGTGGTCACCGCGGTCCTCACCCAGGAGGTCAAGGAGCTCGACGACGTCGCGGACCTGCGCGTGATCGAAGTGATCGAGCGGGAAAAGCGCTCCTTCAACGTCGGCGGCAAGGAATTCACCGCCGGACAGCTGGTGGAGCAGCTGGGCTTCACCAACGAGAAGCAGTGGACGCCGGTCAAGGACCTCTCCGGTGGCGAACGCCGGCGGCTGCAGCTCCTGCGCCTGCTCGTGGGGGAGCCCAACGTGCTGATGCTCGACGAACCGACCAACGACCTCGACACCGACACCCTTGCCGCGGTGGAAGACGTGCTCGACGGCTGGCCCGGCACGCTCGTCGTCGTCAGCCACGACCGCTACCTGTTGGAGCGCGTGACGGACCATCAGATGGCGCTCCTGGGCGACGGCAAGATCCGCGCCCTGCCGCGCGGCGTGGACCAGTACCTCGAATTGCGGGAAGGTGCCCTCGCCGGCTCCACGATCACCGGCGGAGGCAGCCCCGTCACGTCCTCCGGCTCCGGCTCGGGCGCCGCTCCTGCCGTGGCCGGCCCCTCGGAGGCTGAAAAGCGCGACGCCCGGAAAGCCAAGAACCGGATCGACCGCCAGCTGGGCAAGCTCACCGCGCAGGAGGACAAACTCCACACCCAGATGACTGCGGCGGCCGCCGACCCGTCAGCCGTCAGCCAGCTCGGGGACCTGAACAAGAAACTCAAGGACCTCGCCGTCGAGCGCGAAGCCCTGGAACTGGAATGGCTCGAAGCCCTGGAAGTCCTCGGGGAATAG
- a CDS encoding TatD family hydrolase gives MRNPLPPAPFRAAGSDGADRRGYPPAPEPLPVPVLDNHTHLDFPSAELTVSVGEALDAAEAVGVRGAVQVGCDLESSRFTVQAVDLDERLLGAVALHPNDAPLYAARGELEQALAEIEALASHPRIRAIGETGLDFFRTEGEGLAHQRYSFRRHIDIAKRLGLTLQIHDRDAHDDVVQVLREEGAPERVVFHCFSGGEPLARICNEQGWYMSFAGTVTFKNAVNLREALAIAEPSRVLVETDAPFLTPHPHRGRPNASYMVPYTVRAMAELTGSELSALCAQISENTVRAYGSWA, from the coding sequence ATGCGCAACCCCCTTCCTCCGGCCCCCTTCCGTGCCGCCGGCAGCGACGGTGCGGACCGGCGAGGGTACCCGCCCGCACCGGAGCCCCTTCCGGTCCCGGTGCTGGACAACCACACCCATCTGGACTTCCCCAGCGCCGAGCTCACGGTCAGCGTCGGAGAGGCGCTGGACGCGGCCGAGGCCGTCGGTGTCCGGGGTGCCGTGCAGGTGGGGTGCGACCTGGAGTCCTCCCGGTTTACTGTCCAGGCCGTCGACCTCGATGAGCGGCTGCTGGGAGCCGTCGCGCTGCACCCGAATGATGCCCCGCTGTACGCCGCACGCGGGGAACTGGAGCAGGCCCTGGCCGAAATCGAGGCGCTTGCTTCGCATCCCCGCATCCGCGCGATCGGGGAGACCGGCCTGGACTTCTTCCGCACCGAAGGCGAGGGCCTGGCCCACCAGCGCTATTCGTTCCGCCGCCACATAGACATCGCCAAACGCCTCGGCCTGACGCTGCAGATCCACGACCGGGACGCCCATGACGACGTGGTGCAGGTTTTGCGCGAGGAAGGCGCCCCCGAGCGCGTGGTCTTCCACTGCTTTTCCGGCGGGGAGCCCCTTGCCCGGATCTGCAACGAGCAGGGCTGGTACATGTCCTTTGCCGGCACGGTGACGTTCAAGAACGCGGTGAACCTGCGCGAAGCGCTGGCAATTGCGGAGCCCTCCCGGGTCCTCGTTGAAACCGACGCACCCTTCCTGACGCCGCACCCGCACCGGGGGCGGCCCAACGCCAGCTATATGGTTCCGTATACCGTTCGTGCCATGGCGGAATTGACTGGAAGCGAGCTCTCGGCATTGTGCGCGCAAATCAGCGAAAATACGGTGCGCGCGTACGGATCCTGGGCCTGA
- a CDS encoding ribose-phosphate diphosphokinase — protein MSEITAHGEKKLVLAAGRAHPELAKEIAKELGTELLPLDAYDFANGEIYVRAGESVRGTDAFVIQAHPAPLNNWLMEQLIMIDSLKRASAKRITVVSPFYPYARQDKKGRGREPISARLVADLYKTAGADRIMSVDLHTSQIQGFFDGPVDHLMAIPLLAEYIRTRVATENITVVSPDTGRVRVAEQWAERLGGAPLAFVHKSRDLTVPNQAVSKTVVGQIEGRTCVLIDDMIDTGGTISGAVQVLKNAGAKDVIIAATHAVFSDPAARRLAESGAREVVVTDTLPIGADKRFPQLTVLSIAPLIARAIREVFDDGSVTSLFDGKA, from the coding sequence ATGAGCGAAATTACGGCACACGGCGAGAAGAAGCTGGTGCTTGCGGCCGGGCGTGCGCATCCCGAGCTGGCGAAGGAGATCGCCAAGGAGCTGGGAACGGAACTGCTGCCCCTGGACGCGTACGACTTCGCCAACGGCGAGATCTATGTCCGGGCCGGCGAAAGCGTCCGCGGCACCGATGCCTTCGTCATCCAGGCGCACCCGGCACCCTTGAACAACTGGCTCATGGAACAGCTGATCATGATTGATTCACTGAAACGTGCCTCCGCCAAGCGCATCACCGTGGTCTCGCCGTTCTACCCGTATGCCCGCCAGGACAAGAAGGGCCGCGGCCGCGAACCGATCTCGGCCCGCCTCGTCGCGGATCTGTACAAGACGGCCGGCGCCGACCGCATCATGAGCGTGGACCTGCACACCTCGCAGATCCAGGGCTTCTTCGACGGGCCGGTGGACCACCTGATGGCCATCCCGCTGCTCGCGGAATACATCCGGACCCGCGTCGCCACCGAGAACATCACGGTGGTTTCCCCGGACACCGGCCGCGTCCGCGTCGCGGAGCAGTGGGCGGAGCGCCTCGGCGGGGCGCCGCTGGCCTTCGTGCACAAGAGCCGCGACCTCACCGTCCCCAACCAGGCTGTCTCCAAGACCGTGGTCGGGCAGATCGAAGGCCGCACGTGCGTCCTGATCGACGACATGATCGACACCGGTGGAACGATCTCCGGCGCCGTCCAGGTCCTCAAGAACGCCGGGGCCAAGGATGTCATCATTGCCGCGACGCACGCGGTCTTCTCGGACCCCGCCGCCCGGCGCCTGGCCGAGTCCGGGGCCCGCGAAGTGGTGGTCACCGACACCCTGCCGATCGGTGCCGACAAGCGCTTCCCGCAGCTCACCGTGCTGTCGATTGCGCCGCTGATCGCGCGCGCCATCCGCGAAGTGTTCGACGACGGCTCGGTCACCAGCCTTTTCGACGGCAAGGCCTAG